The segment CATCTAAGGAAAGTGCTAGAGTATTCGCACGTTCTGTGGTTTCTTCTAATCTAGTAAAAGCTGCCATTTTTGGAAGTGATGCAAATTGGGGAAGAATTATGTGTGCTTTAGGATATGCAGATGCAGATTGTGATCTTAGTAAAGTGGATATTTTCTTTGGAAATAAAGAAGATAAAATTCAGGTAGTAAAAAATGGGATAGGACTTTTATTCGATGAAAATAAAGTGAAAGAGATTTTAGACCAATCTTTTGTAAATATTATCATAGATTTAAAAAGTGGAGAATATCAGGCAAAAGCTTGGGGATGTGATTTAACCTATGAATATGTAAAGATTAGTGGAAATTATCGTAAATAGAGATGGATTTATATCAAATATATTATTAAAAACAGGAGGTTTTATAAATGGAAAAAGAAAAGGTAGTATTAGCATATTCAGGAGGATTGGATACTTCTGTAATTTTAACCTGGTTAAAGGAAGAATGTGGTTATGATGTGATTGCCGTATGTGTGAATGTAGGACAAAAAGAAGATTATGATGCAATTTATGAAAAGGCATTAAAAACCGGAGCGATAAAAGCTTATATTATAGATGCAAAAGAAGAATTCATTACCGACTATATTTTTCCAACAATACAAGCAGGAGCAATCTATGAAGAAGATTATTTATTAGGAACTTCTTTTGCACGACCGTTAATTGCAAAAAAACTTGTAGAAATTGCTCAAAAAGAACAAGCTGTAGCCATTGCTCATGGAGCAACTGGTAAGGGAAATGATCAAGTACGATTTGAGCTTAGCATTAAGGCATTAAATCCTTATCTTAAGATTATTGCTCCTTGGAGAGTTTGGAATTTAAAATCTAGGGAAGATTGTATTGAATATGCTAAGAAGTATAAGATTCCCATTGCTCAAACTAAGAAAAATATTTATAGTAGAGATGAAAATATTTGGCATATTAGTCATGAAGGTGGAGATCTTGAAGATCCTTGGAATGAGCATCAAACCAATATTTATAAATTAACGGTTTCTCCACAAGAGGCTCCAGATACACCAACTTATGTGGAAATGGATTTTGAACAAGGAATTCCTATTGCTATTAATGGAGAAAGATTAGGGGCTTTAGAACTTATGAATCAATTAAACAAAATAGCTGGAGAAAATGGAGTAGGAGTTATTGATATTGTAGAGAATAGATTGGTAGGGATGAAATCGAGAGGAGTATATGAAACTCCTGGAGGAACTATC is part of the Garciella nitratireducens DSM 15102 genome and harbors:
- a CDS encoding argininosuccinate synthase, yielding MEKEKVVLAYSGGLDTSVILTWLKEECGYDVIAVCVNVGQKEDYDAIYEKALKTGAIKAYIIDAKEEFITDYIFPTIQAGAIYEEDYLLGTSFARPLIAKKLVEIAQKEQAVAIAHGATGKGNDQVRFELSIKALNPYLKIIAPWRVWNLKSREDCIEYAKKYKIPIAQTKKNIYSRDENIWHISHEGGDLEDPWNEHQTNIYKLTVSPQEAPDTPTYVEMDFEQGIPIAINGERLGALELMNQLNKIAGENGVGVIDIVENRLVGMKSRGVYETPGGTILYKAHKMLEKLTLDRNTMAFKQIVAQKYAQLVYDGMWFTPLREALAAFVDSTQQNVTGTVRLKLYKGNCIGAGSKSPYSLYNEEFVTFGEDEVYNQKDAEGFINLFGLPLTIQALMKEKLKKNNTKIEKRS